A single Coriobacteriia bacterium DNA region contains:
- a CDS encoding DEAD/DEAH box helicase: MTFDELGLEARLLKSVHAMGYSEPTPIQQDAIPLALAGRDVVGCAQTGTGKTAAFVLPALQRLSHAPGIKALVVTPTRELALQIEEVARVAARFTGHRVLCVYGGVGYEPQVAALRKGVDFLVATPGRLLDVCRRGDANLGHVEILVLDEADRMLDMGFWPDVRRILALLPEKRQNLLFSATMSDEVLRVVASTLDDPVRVDVGQVATPVDAVRQAVYAVDAAQKAELLVELVRRQDLTRVLVFVRTRHRADRVARVLVRNDIECSVIHSDRTQAQRQKALEGFKDGRVRVLVATDIVARGIDVESISHVVNFDIPANPEDYVHRVGRTARAGATGTAISFLAAEEVPDLEQIERFIGMTIACEDLPGFTYKERFVPPADRTPMQKKPRVVYGGRVMGRRRRGRR, translated from the coding sequence ATGACGTTCGATGAACTCGGGCTCGAGGCGCGCCTACTCAAGAGCGTGCATGCCATGGGGTATTCCGAGCCCACTCCCATCCAGCAGGACGCGATTCCTCTCGCCTTGGCGGGCAGGGACGTCGTCGGCTGCGCCCAGACGGGCACCGGCAAGACCGCGGCGTTCGTCCTTCCCGCCCTTCAGCGCCTGAGCCACGCGCCGGGCATCAAGGCCCTCGTGGTCACCCCCACGCGCGAACTCGCTCTCCAGATCGAGGAGGTCGCGCGGGTCGCGGCGCGCTTCACCGGGCATCGGGTCCTGTGCGTGTACGGGGGCGTCGGCTACGAGCCTCAGGTCGCGGCGCTGCGCAAGGGCGTCGACTTCCTCGTCGCCACTCCCGGTCGCCTCCTGGACGTCTGCCGCCGCGGCGACGCGAATCTCGGACATGTCGAGATCCTCGTGCTCGACGAAGCGGACCGGATGCTCGACATGGGCTTCTGGCCGGACGTCCGCCGGATCCTGGCGCTCCTCCCCGAGAAGCGGCAGAACCTGCTCTTCTCCGCGACGATGTCCGACGAGGTGCTGCGCGTCGTCGCCTCGACCCTCGACGACCCGGTCCGGGTCGACGTCGGGCAGGTCGCGACGCCGGTCGACGCGGTGCGGCAGGCGGTCTACGCCGTCGACGCGGCGCAGAAGGCCGAGCTGCTCGTGGAGCTAGTGCGCCGCCAGGACCTCACCAGGGTGCTCGTCTTCGTCCGCACCCGGCATCGGGCCGACCGTGTCGCCCGGGTCCTCGTGCGCAACGACATCGAGTGCTCGGTCATCCATTCGGACCGGACGCAGGCTCAGCGCCAGAAGGCGCTCGAGGGGTTCAAGGACGGGCGCGTGCGCGTTCTCGTCGCCACCGACATCGTCGCCCGCGGCATCGACGTCGAGTCGATAAGCCACGTCGTGAACTTCGACATCCCGGCGAACCCCGAGGACTACGTCCATCGGGTCGGACGCACGGCGCGCGCCGGCGCGACCGGGACGGCCATCAGCTTCCTCGCCGCCGAGGAGGTCCCCGACCTAGAGCAGATCGAGCGGTTCATCGGGATGACCATCGCGTGCGAGGACCTGCCCGGCTTCACGTACAAGGAGCGTTTCGTCCCCCCCGCCGATCGCACGCCGATGCAGAAGAAACCTCGCGTCGTGTACGGCGGCCGCGTCATGGGCAGGCGCCGCAGGGGGCGCCGCTAG
- a CDS encoding GNAT family N-acetyltransferase — protein sequence MIAVRMFEPTDLDSCASLLIDASRGVLGMPASMERAREYLEDVYGMIGFGGLVAVEGKRTVGFLMGFRRRWLEGDEFQVVELGVDPAWSGRGVADELVTTLKRTLAGKGYRSMEVMTSHTVVSTHFYERHGFHPDPTVQYMRALL from the coding sequence ATGATCGCCGTCCGCATGTTCGAGCCAACGGATCTGGACTCCTGTGCGAGCTTGCTCATCGATGCGTCGCGTGGCGTTCTCGGGATGCCGGCGTCGATGGAGCGCGCCCGGGAGTATCTCGAGGACGTCTACGGGATGATCGGCTTCGGAGGCCTCGTCGCGGTCGAGGGCAAGCGCACGGTCGGGTTCCTGATGGGGTTCCGCCGCCGCTGGCTCGAAGGAGACGAGTTCCAGGTGGTGGAGCTCGGTGTCGACCCGGCCTGGTCGGGAAGAGGCGTGGCGGACGAGCTGGTCACGACCCTGAAGAGGACCCTGGCGGGAAAGGGCTACCGCAGCATGGAGGTCATGACGAGCCACACGGTGGTCTCGACGCACTTCTACGAGCGGCACGGCTTCCACCCGGATCCCACGGTCCAGTACATGCGCGCCCTGCTCTAG
- a CDS encoding DUF255 domain-containing protein → MTKNAPSTDALGGSVSPYLAAHAAGPIPWRRWGVAAFAEARDLDRPLFASIGYHSCERCRALRLGSFGDTAVARLLAERFVPVMVDRVCRPDVDAVYLDYVTATSGSGGWPLAVFLTPEGWPFFGETYLPRDASEDVADLIGVLETVADSWRDDRAGVRQAAAAGEGFLRDQAAPRPRGDIDLTVVERAAEYVMREADETNGGFGTVPKFPLSTVTGFLLALAHSLGDGEARYHAMRSLEGRIRGGGYDHAGGGPFRYAAGADWTAPSPEKTLYDSALLLSDLARAHGVDPREEWAAAARGTAAFLERDLAASGGLFHAAVATGAATPEPDTNLVVSWNALAARGLLEAGASFDDPHLTRSGLSTLDALLPLAARGDGVPHVLDDPSMEDVRLLEDAAALSAACLTAAEIAGRDDLLPTAAALHDEALARFGSQDTLYMTDDKTDLPVRAREERDEPTPSGAATSAENAVRLWRLSGDSARLEEARSLLEQWWAIADFSPLFAGRALDAAVGLLDATGGLR, encoded by the coding sequence GTGACCAAGAATGCGCCTTCCACGGACGCGCTCGGCGGCTCAGTGTCGCCGTACCTGGCGGCCCACGCCGCGGGCCCCATCCCGTGGCGGCGGTGGGGAGTCGCAGCGTTCGCCGAGGCGCGCGATCTCGACCGCCCGCTCTTCGCGTCCATCGGATATCACTCGTGCGAGCGTTGCCGCGCCTTGCGCCTCGGATCGTTCGGGGACACCGCGGTCGCCCGCCTGCTGGCCGAACGATTCGTCCCCGTGATGGTCGATCGTGTCTGCCGCCCGGACGTGGACGCCGTCTACCTCGACTACGTGACGGCGACGTCGGGTTCGGGGGGCTGGCCTCTCGCCGTCTTCCTCACGCCCGAGGGATGGCCGTTCTTCGGAGAGACCTACCTCCCGCGCGACGCGAGCGAGGATGTCGCGGACCTCATCGGCGTGCTCGAGACCGTCGCGGACTCATGGCGCGACGATCGCGCGGGCGTGCGGCAGGCGGCGGCGGCGGGCGAGGGGTTCTTGCGCGACCAGGCCGCGCCGCGCCCTAGGGGAGACATCGACCTCACGGTCGTCGAGCGGGCGGCGGAGTACGTGATGCGCGAGGCCGACGAGACGAACGGCGGTTTCGGCACCGTGCCGAAGTTCCCGTTGTCGACGGTGACCGGTTTCCTGCTCGCGCTCGCGCACTCTCTCGGCGACGGGGAGGCCCGCTACCACGCCATGCGCTCGCTGGAGGGACGCATCCGTGGTGGAGGGTATGACCACGCCGGCGGCGGTCCGTTCCGATACGCGGCAGGCGCGGACTGGACAGCGCCGTCCCCCGAGAAGACGCTCTACGACTCCGCGCTGCTGTTGAGCGACCTCGCCCGCGCGCACGGCGTCGACCCGCGCGAGGAATGGGCGGCGGCGGCTCGCGGCACCGCGGCGTTCCTCGAACGCGACCTCGCCGCTTCCGGGGGCCTCTTCCACGCGGCGGTGGCGACCGGTGCCGCGACGCCCGAGCCCGACACGAACCTGGTGGTCTCGTGGAACGCCCTCGCCGCGAGAGGGCTTCTCGAGGCGGGCGCCTCGTTCGACGACCCGCATCTCACCCGCTCGGGGCTCTCGACGCTCGACGCCCTCCTCCCGCTCGCCGCCCGCGGCGACGGCGTGCCTCACGTCCTCGATGACCCTTCCATGGAGGATGTCCGGCTGCTGGAGGACGCCGCCGCGCTGTCGGCCGCGTGCCTCACGGCGGCGGAGATCGCCGGACGCGACGACCTGCTCCCCACGGCCGCCGCCCTTCACGACGAGGCGCTGGCACGATTCGGGTCCCAAGACACGCTCTACATGACCGACGATAAGACCGACCTGCCAGTGCGTGCGCGCGAGGAGCGCGACGAGCCGACGCCCTCGGGCGCGGCGACATCGGCGGAGAACGCGGTGCGCCTGTGGCGGCTCTCGGGCGACTCGGCACGGCTCGAGGAGGCACGGAGCCTGCTCGAACAGTGGTGGGCGATCGCCGACTTCTCCCCGCTGTTCGCCGGGCGCGCGCTCGACGCCGCCGTCGGTCTGCTCGACGCTACCGGAGGGTTGCGCTGA
- a CDS encoding Hpt domain-containing protein: MNGIMTLRNPAPAVVHVDDSIAPLVPRYLARRADDAHAMRDALDSGDLMTARTIGHKMRGSGGGYGFDYLTDLGAEVEAAAVRGDLVTLRECVSALEEYLSHVRVEYVA, from the coding sequence ATGAACGGCATCATGACCCTTAGGAACCCGGCTCCCGCCGTGGTGCACGTCGATGACAGTATCGCACCTCTCGTGCCTCGCTACCTCGCTCGGCGCGCGGACGACGCGCACGCCATGCGCGACGCGCTGGACTCCGGCGATCTGATGACCGCGAGGACCATCGGGCACAAGATGCGCGGCTCCGGCGGCGGCTACGGTTTCGACTACCTCACCGACCTAGGCGCCGAGGTCGAGGCGGCCGCGGTGCGCGGCGACCTCGTGACCCTGCGCGAGTGTGTGAGCGCGCTCGAGGAGTACCTGAGTCACGTGCGCGTCGAGTACGTCGCGTGA
- a CDS encoding cupredoxin family copper-binding protein — translation MTLRIRMLVLAAAVVVLATLVGCTGAKSGSGGSSVSIKGFAFEPASLKVAKGSTVVWTNNDSVDHTIIGEGFNSGQIAPSSTFRYKFDKAGTYDYSCGIHPSMKGQVIVE, via the coding sequence ATGACCCTGCGGATCCGGATGCTCGTGCTCGCGGCGGCGGTCGTCGTTCTCGCGACGCTCGTCGGCTGCACTGGTGCCAAGAGCGGCTCAGGCGGCTCTTCCGTGTCGATCAAGGGCTTCGCCTTCGAACCCGCGAGTCTCAAGGTCGCCAAGGGATCGACCGTCGTCTGGACGAACAACGATTCTGTGGACCACACGATCATCGGCGAGGGCTTCAACAGCGGCCAGATCGCCCCCAGCTCGACGTTCAGATACAAGTTCGACAAGGCGGGTACTTACGACTACTCCTGCGGCATCCACCCGTCGATGAAAGGCCAGGTCATCGTCGAGTAG
- a CDS encoding peroxiredoxin produces MTESALPRVGDAAPPLAATVTGGGEFDLAQARGKWVVVYFFPRANTPGUTHEAKDFQDHAVDLEALDALVVGVSADKPEVQRRFIDAFDLTFPLISDTEKRTIAAWGAREVLGVSARRTTFLVGPDGSIAHVWPKVKVEGHAEDVLGVIRASREATA; encoded by the coding sequence ATGACGGAGAGCGCACTCCCGCGGGTCGGCGACGCCGCGCCGCCACTGGCAGCGACCGTCACCGGAGGCGGAGAGTTCGACCTCGCGCAGGCGAGAGGGAAATGGGTCGTCGTGTACTTCTTCCCGCGGGCGAACACCCCTGGTTGAACCCACGAAGCGAAGGACTTCCAGGACCATGCGGTGGACCTGGAGGCCCTCGACGCCCTCGTGGTGGGCGTGAGCGCGGACAAGCCCGAGGTGCAGCGACGTTTCATCGACGCCTTCGATCTGACGTTCCCGCTGATCTCGGACACCGAGAAGCGGACCATCGCCGCGTGGGGAGCGCGGGAGGTGCTCGGCGTGAGTGCGAGACGCACGACGTTCCTCGTCGGACCGGACGGGTCGATCGCGCACGTGTGGCCGAAGGTGAAGGTCGAGGGACACGCCGAGGACGTGCTCGGCGTCATCCGCGCTTCGCGCGAAGCGACCGCCTGA
- a CDS encoding NYN domain-containing protein — protein MRYLVDGYNVTKGDPATRDLPIEGQRTALVARLATRGRDLLGSGDVLVVFDGRAGLGGGERQGAVSVRYSRDESADELIVRVAREAVSAFALVTSDHELAQRAADAAEVAVEVRGRESVYGGAKPRRRRAGRPGRDEESPPDASAITKELKDLWLSKEE, from the coding sequence ATGCGCTACCTGGTCGACGGATACAACGTGACGAAAGGCGACCCCGCCACCCGTGACCTTCCCATCGAGGGACAACGGACGGCACTGGTGGCGCGTCTCGCGACGCGAGGCCGCGACCTGCTCGGCTCGGGCGACGTGCTCGTGGTCTTCGACGGGAGGGCCGGACTCGGCGGCGGCGAGCGCCAGGGCGCGGTGTCCGTCCGTTACTCGCGGGACGAGTCCGCGGACGAGCTCATCGTCCGCGTCGCGCGCGAGGCGGTCTCGGCGTTCGCGCTCGTCACCTCCGACCACGAACTTGCGCAGAGGGCGGCCGATGCGGCGGAGGTCGCGGTCGAGGTGCGCGGACGCGAGTCGGTCTACGGGGGAGCGAAACCGCGCCGGCGCCGCGCGGGACGTCCGGGTCGGGACGAGGAGTCGCCGCCCGATGCGAGCGCCATCACGAAGGAACTGAAGGACCTTTGGCTCTCGAAGGAGGAGTGA
- a CDS encoding DUF554 domain-containing protein, whose protein sequence is MRGVFVNIVTVLAGTAVGLGFGRLIHERFRTIAMTAMGLATLAIGMKMAISTHNPVILVGSLVVGSIIGEAAGIERRLESFGEWLQRVVHGSALLAPSPDRHGHTLVEGFVTASLLYCVGAMTILGSIKDGLGDPTLLYLKATMDGVASIALASTLGVGVGFSVIPILAIQGGLALGAHAVQPYLTPAVIRELSAAGGTLILAIGLDLAKVKRLPVGNMLPAILVAAVAGWFWG, encoded by the coding sequence GTGCGCGGGGTCTTCGTCAACATCGTCACGGTGCTCGCCGGCACGGCGGTCGGGCTCGGGTTCGGCCGCCTCATCCACGAGCGCTTCCGTACGATCGCGATGACCGCGATGGGCCTGGCGACGCTGGCCATCGGCATGAAGATGGCGATCTCGACCCACAACCCCGTCATCCTGGTGGGGAGTCTCGTCGTCGGCAGCATCATCGGCGAGGCGGCGGGCATCGAGCGCCGTCTCGAGTCGTTCGGCGAGTGGCTGCAGCGCGTCGTGCACGGGAGCGCGCTGCTCGCCCCGTCTCCCGACCGGCACGGGCACACGCTCGTCGAGGGGTTCGTCACCGCCAGCCTGCTCTACTGCGTCGGCGCGATGACGATCCTCGGGTCGATCAAGGACGGACTGGGAGACCCGACGCTGCTCTACCTGAAGGCGACGATGGACGGCGTCGCCTCGATCGCGCTCGCCTCGACGCTCGGCGTCGGCGTCGGCTTCTCGGTGATCCCGATCCTGGCGATCCAGGGCGGTCTCGCCCTTGGGGCGCACGCCGTGCAGCCGTACCTCACTCCCGCGGTCATCCGTGAGCTGTCGGCCGCCGGCGGGACGCTCATCCTCGCCATCGGTCTCGACTTGGCGAAGGTCAAGCGGCTGCCGGTCGGGAACATGCTCCCAGCGATACTCGTCGCCGCCGTCGCGGGATGGTTCTGGGGGTAG
- the nth gene encoding endonuclease III: MDVGERALEIDRRLTGLYPGARIMLSYDTDFHLLVAVILSAQCTDRKVNEVTAALFPKYPTVASFAGADPADLERDLRPTGFFRNKTRNVIGAARLVLEEHGGTVPDTMEELLTLPGVARKTANVVLGNLFGKVEGIAVDTHVSRLAHRLGLSSEKDPVKVERDLMALLPRKEWFRVTYRLIEHGRAVCDAKRPVCGACVLNGLCPNAFAVQGWREAP; encoded by the coding sequence ATGGATGTCGGAGAACGGGCGCTCGAGATCGACCGGCGGCTCACCGGGCTCTACCCCGGCGCGCGGATCATGCTCTCGTACGACACCGACTTCCACCTGCTCGTGGCGGTGATCCTCTCCGCGCAGTGCACCGACCGGAAGGTGAACGAGGTCACGGCGGCGCTGTTCCCGAAGTACCCGACGGTCGCCTCGTTCGCCGGCGCCGATCCCGCCGACCTCGAGCGCGACCTCCGGCCGACCGGCTTCTTCCGCAACAAGACCCGCAACGTCATCGGCGCCGCGCGACTCGTTCTCGAGGAGCACGGCGGCACGGTCCCCGACACGATGGAGGAGCTGCTGACCCTCCCCGGCGTCGCGCGCAAGACCGCCAACGTCGTGCTCGGCAACCTCTTCGGCAAGGTGGAGGGCATCGCGGTCGACACGCACGTGTCGCGGCTCGCCCACCGGCTAGGACTGTCGTCGGAGAAGGACCCGGTCAAGGTCGAGCGGGACCTGATGGCGCTGCTGCCGCGCAAGGAGTGGTTCCGCGTCACCTACCGGCTCATCGAACACGGCCGCGCCGTATGCGACGCCAAGCGGCCGGTCTGCGGCGCGTGCGTGTTGAACGGCCTGTGCCCGAACGCGTTCGCCGTCCAGGGGTGGCGCGAGGCGCCGTAG
- a CDS encoding anthranilate synthase component I family protein — protein sequence MLFREGPVIAPATVAPEAWAAAFAPERGALVLAPGSSSGWLGGLTLVACDPEWSRFPAGDDTSPYSPSEALSGAGSALDEVLGSRDGEGLCAVLLTYEGAATVARFRRGLARTPGGWRAWGDWRGGTPPQPVEALPLPASAPLLLDAASDLDAGSFMRGVEAVREAVLAGDVYVLNLTRRVTGVPAASPGVLFASMLERTSASMAASWVMPDRALISASPERFLSLGRGLVTVEPVKGTRPRHSSPERDAAAMSELSACEKELAEHVMVVDLERNDLGRACSPGSIVVSPLAMLVSTPYCHQLASRVGGRLADGSGCAELLAATFPCGSVTGAPKRSAMLHISELESGPREEYTGSLLVAVPGRLDSSVLIRSLVVRGDEAVYGVGGGITIDSDPLLEWEETIVKSIPACGAAAAIDPAPLGR from the coding sequence ATGCTGTTCCGCGAAGGACCCGTGATCGCGCCCGCGACCGTCGCGCCCGAGGCCTGGGCCGCCGCGTTCGCTCCCGAGCGGGGAGCGCTGGTGCTCGCTCCGGGTTCGTCCAGCGGCTGGCTCGGCGGACTCACCCTCGTCGCGTGCGATCCCGAGTGGAGCCGCTTTCCCGCAGGCGACGACACGTCGCCCTACTCCCCGAGCGAGGCCTTGAGCGGGGCGGGGAGTGCTCTCGATGAGGTCCTGGGCTCCCGGGACGGGGAGGGGTTGTGCGCCGTCCTGCTGACCTACGAGGGGGCGGCGACGGTCGCGCGGTTCCGGCGCGGTCTCGCGCGGACTCCCGGCGGTTGGCGGGCGTGGGGAGATTGGCGTGGCGGGACGCCGCCGCAGCCGGTGGAGGCCCTACCGCTTCCGGCATCGGCGCCTCTCCTGCTCGACGCGGCTTCCGATCTCGATGCGGGGTCGTTCATGCGAGGCGTCGAGGCGGTGAGGGAGGCCGTCCTCGCGGGCGACGTCTACGTGCTCAACCTGACGCGTCGGGTGACGGGTGTCCCGGCGGCATCCCCCGGCGTCCTGTTCGCTTCGATGCTGGAGCGCACCTCGGCATCGATGGCCGCGTCGTGGGTCATGCCCGATCGCGCTCTGATCTCGGCGTCGCCGGAGCGGTTCCTCTCACTCGGGCGGGGGCTGGTGACGGTCGAGCCCGTGAAGGGGACGAGGCCGCGTCACTCCAGCCCGGAGCGCGACGCCGCCGCCATGTCAGAACTCTCGGCGTGCGAGAAGGAACTGGCCGAGCACGTGATGGTCGTCGACCTCGAGCGCAACGACCTCGGCCGGGCGTGCTCGCCCGGGAGCATCGTCGTCTCGCCGCTCGCCATGCTCGTGTCGACACCCTACTGCCACCAGCTCGCGAGCCGGGTCGGCGGGCGGCTCGCGGACGGGTCCGGATGCGCCGAGCTGCTCGCCGCGACGTTCCCTTGCGGTTCTGTCACGGGAGCGCCGAAGAGGTCGGCGATGTTGCACATCTCTGAGCTGGAGTCCGGTCCGCGAGAGGAGTACACGGGGAGTCTTCTGGTGGCCGTTCCCGGCAGGCTCGATTCCTCCGTGCTGATCCGCTCGCTGGTGGTGCGTGGAGACGAGGCGGTCTACGGAGTGGGCGGCGGGATAACGATCGATTCCGACCCGCTGCTGGAGTGGGAGGAGACGATCGTGAAGTCGATCCCGGCATGCGGCGCGGCCGCGGCGATTGACCCCGCCCCGCTTGGGAGATAG